One Candidatus Palauibacter soopunensis DNA segment encodes these proteins:
- a CDS encoding DUF87 domain-containing protein, with amino-acid sequence GTFWDGATGSGMNWRLALSELEAERSHLRLDGEPVILYSLLSPPGQAHANLLKDLYCLDAVTTVSLEWRPWTVEAARRRIRSAQRHYFSRRYSMMAHAQDAQGTAAAMVDSAAAAESDRLGAALVELEADGVAYGEASLTVALHGELEGIERLDGDVRRLFAAHDAKVIREGYGQLPAWFARLPAQPRKRQVRRVFVSAGLAACLAPVFGPPRGNRKSRHLDREPLAVFETPWRTAYRYDLFAGDVGHTLILGATGSGKSFTLNFLLVEALKYDPRILILDLGGSYRWLTRFLGGRYLELAPGEPEPTLRLTPFALPATTRTFQFLTGWVLRLLKLGGYEASGADTSEIRARIEDLYALGTERRTLSVLAGSLPSAMWPALSRWTEGGAWGAFFDNPPAGGADIEFRDWQVIDLAGAAEHADLCEAALAYLLERMRLEIEDPAETARLKLMVVDEAWRYMQDPAVLNYLAEAAKTWRKKNAALVLATQSAVDVTGTPGASALLESIPTKLFLANAELPDEAGALFRLNESEVARIRALTPKRELYLRRPDEAAVLRLEVDPESYWLYTSSPLDAERRAEAVARHGLVRALEALAGRTHPTPPTERT; translated from the coding sequence CAAAGACCTGTACTGCCTGGACGCGGTGACGACCGTCTCGCTCGAATGGCGGCCGTGGACGGTGGAGGCGGCGCGCCGCCGGATCCGAAGCGCGCAGCGCCACTACTTTTCGCGCCGCTATTCGATGATGGCGCACGCGCAGGACGCCCAAGGCACGGCGGCGGCGATGGTCGATTCCGCTGCCGCCGCGGAGTCGGACCGTCTGGGAGCCGCGCTGGTCGAACTCGAAGCCGACGGCGTGGCCTACGGCGAGGCGTCGCTCACCGTGGCCTTGCACGGCGAACTCGAAGGAATCGAGCGGCTGGACGGCGACGTGCGCCGCCTGTTCGCCGCGCACGACGCGAAGGTGATCCGGGAGGGCTACGGCCAGCTTCCCGCGTGGTTCGCGCGGCTCCCGGCCCAGCCGCGCAAGCGGCAGGTGCGGAGGGTGTTCGTGTCGGCGGGTCTCGCGGCGTGCCTCGCGCCCGTGTTCGGGCCACCGAGGGGGAACCGGAAGAGCCGGCATCTCGACCGCGAGCCGCTGGCGGTGTTCGAGACGCCGTGGCGCACGGCGTACCGCTACGACCTGTTCGCTGGCGACGTGGGCCACACGCTGATCCTCGGGGCGACGGGATCCGGCAAGAGCTTTACGCTGAACTTCCTGCTGGTCGAGGCGCTCAAGTACGATCCGCGCATCCTGATTCTGGACCTGGGCGGCTCCTACCGCTGGCTGACCCGCTTCCTCGGGGGCCGGTATCTGGAGCTCGCGCCCGGAGAGCCGGAGCCCACGCTCCGGCTTACACCCTTCGCGCTGCCCGCCACCACCCGCACGTTCCAGTTCCTGACCGGCTGGGTGCTCCGGCTCCTGAAGCTCGGAGGGTACGAGGCAAGCGGCGCGGACACGAGCGAGATCCGCGCGCGGATCGAGGATCTGTACGCGCTCGGGACGGAGCGCCGGACGCTCAGCGTGCTGGCCGGCTCGCTCCCGTCGGCGATGTGGCCCGCGCTGAGCCGCTGGACGGAGGGCGGCGCGTGGGGCGCGTTCTTCGACAACCCCCCGGCGGGTGGGGCGGACATCGAATTCAGGGACTGGCAGGTGATCGACCTGGCGGGCGCGGCGGAGCACGCGGACCTGTGCGAGGCGGCGCTCGCCTACCTGCTGGAACGCATGCGGCTTGAGATCGAGGACCCGGCCGAGACCGCGCGGCTCAAGCTGATGGTCGTGGACGAGGCGTGGCGGTACATGCAGGACCCCGCCGTGCTGAACTACCTGGCCGAGGCGGCCAAGACGTGGCGGAAGAAGAACGCCGCGCTCGTGCTCGCGACGCAGTCCGCCGTGGACGTGACGGGGACGCCGGGCGCTTCGGCGCTCCTCGAATCGATCCCCACCAAGCTGTTCCTCGCCAACGCCGAACTGCCCGACGAGGCCGGGGCGCTGTTCCGGCTGAACGAGTCGGAGGTCGCCCGGATCCGGGCGCTGACGCCCAAGCGCGAACTGTATCTCCGCCGCCCGGACGAGGCGGCGGTGCTCCGCCTCGAAGTCGATCCGGAGAGCTACTGGCTCTACACCTCCTCGCCGCTCGACGCCGAGAGGCGCGCCGAAGCCGTGGCGAGGCACGGGCTGGTCCGGGCGCTCGAAGCGCTCGCGGGCCGAACCCATCCCACCCCACCAACCGAGAGGACGTGA